GTGATTTTGAAGATATGATCATGTTATCCCACAACATTGACAGTTCTTTATTCGCAAATTCCCTTTATCACTTTGATAATAAGTATTACTTGTATGTTACGTTCAATCCAGAAACAACGGATAGGGAGCAGGATGATTTATTATCTCAGCTGCTCGAATATGGCACAGATTCTGATGCATCCATCCATCGAATTCAAGAGTACGGAAAACAGATTATTGCTGAGCGGGCCCTTGAAGACATTTCGGCTCACTTTACATTGTAAGCACGCACCGATTTCATTACTTGGAATCGGTGTTTTTATTTTGAAAAAAGCCAGTTCCCTGTTTAATCCAACAAGAGCTGGAGCTGGACAATATATCTATGCAGCTCATTGAAAAAAAACAGACGATGATCGCCTGTTTTACTTTACTAGCTTCCATTGATGCTGCCGATTACGGGTTTTGGTCTCGCCGCCGTGTGAAATTTCTATTGTGTAAGGTTTTAGTTCAGGAAACGGTGAACCTTCTTGAAGTTCCACACGCTGTCCTCTTTTTACTTTGCCGCCGCCATGGCCTGCTTCAGCATACGTCCCGTTAACGTTTACGGTTTCTCCGGATTTAAACATGATCATACCCTCTTTCTTTGTTCATATTTAAGCGACTGATAGTCTGACAAATATAGTATAGCCATACATGAAAATATTTCCACACTAAATCAACCATCTTCTTGAAAATGGGATTTCTTTACCATAAAATAAAAGAAAAAAGAGGTGATGCTATGCTTGTTGCCCATACGAGCACAGGTAAAAGAATCAGTCTT
This genomic stretch from Fictibacillus marinisediminis harbors:
- a CDS encoding YjzC family protein, which codes for MFKSGETVNVNGTYAEAGHGGGKVKRGQRVELQEGSPFPELKPYTIEISHGGETKTRNRQHQWKLVK